A window of the Ostrea edulis chromosome 1, xbOstEdul1.1, whole genome shotgun sequence genome harbors these coding sequences:
- the LOC125671127 gene encoding complement C1q-like protein 2, with product MKFVNTCTILYFWFYVCCVSAFSTTDKKIPKDDLTDIKNRLGSLEQMLGQLITNNSSLDVLRLPGSARREEHVAFSAYKNQTQSGLNKRHIIKFEGTVLNLGHHYHPEDGIFIVPVTGVYLFHWTINNNGYYTYTNILVGGKVISTTTTSVVSGNWNSGSALVIVTVQKDEHVWIQTCCGSGNEVYGNTLGQENYFQSTFSGTLLFSVV from the exons ATGAagtttgtaaatacatgtacaattctCTATTTCTGGTTCTACGTGTGTTGCGTTTCTGCGTTCTCAACAACGGATAAAAAGATCCCAAAAGACGATCTGACAGACATTAAAAACAGACTGGGATCTCTGGAACAAATGTTGGGACAGCTGATCACAAATAACTCTTCTCTGGATGTTCTTAGATTACCCG GTTCCGCACGTAGAGAGGAACACGTGGCTTTCTCGGCGTACAAGAATCAAACCCAGTCTGGACTCAATAAGAGACACATCATCAAGTTTGAGGGCACGGTTTTGAACCTGGGCCACCACTACCACCCCGAGGACGGTATCTTCATCGTCCCGGTGACGGGCGTCTACCTCTTTCACTGGACTATCAATAACAACGGATATTATACgtatacaaatatattagtTGGTGGTAAAGTTATTTCTACCACCACCACTTCTGTTGTGTCTGGGAATTGgaattctggatccgccctgGTGATAGTTACCGTGCAGAAGGACGAACATGTCTGGATACAGACCTGCTGCGGTTCTGGTAATGAGGTGTACGGGAATACACTGGGCCAAGAAAACTATTTCCAGTCCACGTTTTCCGGAACCTTACTTTTTTCAGTTGTTTAA